GTTTATACTCCTTTGGATGGCTTCCCTAGTTAGGTTTCCATCATACCCTTCCTCTTGAAAAatgatttgtcctcaaatcggaaAGGTATAAAGAAGAACAACTTTGGTTTAGTATTTCCCTCCTGGATCAAAAGTATATctacaacaaacaacaaagatgAATATTAAAAGGATGTATCCAAAGAAAAGAATACAAAATGAAGCCTTTtatctttgaaaaatattttcttagaaGTATCCTtggtctttattttattttttctttcactttgttTTAAACATTCCCCTTCATTATATGGTGaaacaaagtgatgtttttTAGAAGAAGTTTCAAGGTATTTTACCTTTGAATGAAGAATTTAAAAGCATGCAtaccttcttctcctttctcttttctcctttaGAAGGTTGCTTAtccaacctttcttcttcttttctttcttttttctttttcatttttcattttcatttttatttcatcctCTTTCACTTGTTGAGGTGTAAGAGGAATCAAAGTTATTTTACTTCCTTTGTggagaaaatttattttattggtgtAGCCATCATGAGTGGAGTTATGATTATATTGTCATGGCCTACCTAGTAGAACATGTCCAACATCCATTGGCACAACATCACATAAAATTGTTTCTTCATAGTTTCCAATGGTGATAGGTATGTTTATTTGTGTTTTGACTACTATTTGTTCATCCTCTTATATCCACTAAAGCTTGTAAGGCTTGGGAAGAGGAATAGTAATTAAGGCCAACTTCTCCaccattctagaactacaacaattACAAGAGGACCCACTATCCACTATTAATGAACAAGTGTTTTCAAAACACTTTGCATCTTGTGCGGAATAGATTCTTCCTTCGTGATTGTTCTAGTTCTATATGTTGACTTCCAAGAAGTCTTCTCACCAATAACAACTCTCCTTCACAAGGTAAGGCTTCTTCCTCAGATATGGAAGTATATGAATCACTAGAAGAATCTTCGTCTTCATTTTGATGTTCTAGGATATAAGTAGACCTTTTGTTAGGACACTCAGAAGCAAAGTGCCTTTGTAACCACATCTAAAACACTTGGTCTCTTTTACCTTATCATTTTTAGAAGATTCTTTAGAGggatattttttttccttttccctagGTCcctcttcttttgatttggagGGTTCACCCTCCCTCTTGGAATATTTCCTAAGGTAGGAAGAATTAGAGTAGTCTCTTTTAGAGGAAGTTTTCCTCTTCAATTGTTGCTCTACTCTaacacaaagttggactaactcattgagatcattaTAAGGTAAAAGTTCTACCTTATCAAGATTCAACTCAAACACACCAAACAAATTTAGCAAACTGCACCAGAATTTCAAAAACTATCCAGACtcaaactgtttgatattttgCAAAGGTGTTTAATAAAATGCCCCAATAAATGTcagatttttagtttttgagtTTTAGGGCCTCTAAACTGGATTGTAAGGTTCTATAAGTTTTTTATCACTTGATTATTCttcttttgataatttattttcattttcaaacattgaaccagcttttaccaatccagaaatgaatttgattaaagaaaatttcaaacagTGGCTGAAAAAGTTTCTCCGCACCAGAAAAAGTGACTCGAAATGAGTGGTTTGGTAATCAAAATTGCATGGAAGTAGTTTAAGTTCAAAACTAAAGTTTGGAACAACTTTGTGTTGTGATTTTAGATGTGtctaaactctaaaatgagtcAAAAACATCTTGCAATACAAATTTACTACTTCACTTCTAATTTTGACTAAAAATGTGATGATTTAAGAAGCAATTCTACATATAGGCTAATATATGAACAAATGAACAATGCTAACAAGTTTTAAACATCATTTTGAACTTGTTCAACCTTTTAAACAACACAGAAATAGCATCAACTGAAATCAGACATGGTAATAGCCAATTAAGCAGTAAAATACTTCATCACACTaccaaaatcaagtttaatAAAATCAAGGATTGTTTCAACAATAAAACTGACTCAATGAAGTGTGGATGCACAAAACTAAGCTAGAATTGGAAGGCTTAGCATGACAAACTCAGAATGGACAAATCAAAGACActtagcacggtgaaaagcttagattaaaaatctaaaacattgAATGCTATTATTTATGAGCAACCAAGCTATTCAAATTGCATTTCCTTGCTTGTAATGGTTTTCTACACTTTTAGCATCAttcaaaaacactaaaaaatgtTGTACCAAGCTTCAAAATCAATGGAAAGCAATTGAAACAGTTTTTAAAGTTTCAAACCAGAAAACAAAATTCTGCAATAGAATCAAGCAGAAATAAAAACAGTTTTGCTTCTTTAGTGCTTCAGCTtgtatcaccaaggctagaacaaGTCTTCATTGCCTTTATTGGTAGATATATAGCTTATCTAGCACTTCAACTCAAGCAAAACGAAATAACAATGCGGAAATGAATACCAAACAGTGACATAAATTAAAACTGCAATCACTTGCACATGACGAAGACAAAACATATTTGAAGGAATAAAGTTGAAAATGACTCAAACACAAAACACTCACCATTTAAAATGAAGGATAAACATGAACACATAATGGAAACACAAAATTAGTGActggaaatagaaaaaaaagaaacaaatgatattcaaaacaaaagctggaaaacaaaaacaaaatgcacAACCGAATGCAAAAATGAAGTGCAAAGATGGAGGAATAACTTAGCTCTTGGTGCGTGGACAACTtaagctcatgataccacttgatggaagccAACTTCAGCTAGAATCAAGCCAGAAGCAGCTCCAAGGATGAATCAAACAGTGTAGTGGAAATAATGAAGAAGAATGAGGTGTTTGAAGTGTTTAAGGTGAAGAGAAGTGTGTGAATGAGacctcacagctcagagggTCTTCCTactaaggaaggaagctagaggaaaggtGGGGAAGTCGAAATTGAAGagtgactcaagagcaataggACTGGAAAGCAAGTTCAGTAGAATTTCACTAAGCTCAAAAATACAAAGAGATgaccctcttatttataggttaAGATGAGCTATCCTTCTGACCCAATTTCCCtcccaaattcaaattaaaatgagCAAGAGGCGCTAACTACACAGGTCACGCAACCCTTGCTTCAAACTAGGTCAAAAACCACACATGTGAAAAACACTTCTCGTAGTGGTTGGGCTTGTCAGGTTTTTGGCTGGGCGACTTCTTCATTCCAGAAGGAAAATTCCTTCACACTTCTAATCTGGAAGCCAAACTTCCCAATCCGGAAGTCACCTATTTTCGTTCTCTTGTTAGCTTCTTTGCTTTCCTTGGCTTCACATGCTTCTTTGGTGGCTCAACCATGGTCCCCAAGCTttattagaccctacaaaacaaCCATATAAGTATTAAAAGAGAATTCTTCTAagacatagagaaagaaaatcaagaaagagccTTTAAAAGTCCTTCTTCAACTTTCCTTTCTTAACCTTAGTATGAGTTGATACTCCCTTGGATAACTTCCCTAGTTAGGTTTCCATCATACTAGATGTGGTGAGTTAGAAGTAATTATAAAACAATACTTACATACGTTAGTTAGAACTGATTATGAGTCAAAACAATACTTTTATGGTATATCTTGTAACCTTAGTATGTTGAACAAAATTGATTTAGTTGATCAAGAATTTGATGTAATATACATTTTTAGACAAACCATTATAAAACTAACTTTAGTAATTTCCTCTTTTCGTTAAATTGCATGTTATTTTATCTGCACTAATATAAGAAGTTTTTGAACTTTGGGTTTCTGAAAATCTTTGTCAATTTGTTGGACTACTGTGAATGTATCGTTTCACTACATAGTATCATACGATAATTGCGAATTTTTTCTAAatgttttcaaaacatgattCAATCTTCATTTCTTATGTTTAAATGTTTtgtatagataaatactaaataaagtttttatacGTTTATCATGATTTCACTGTTGTGTAATATAGATGGAAAAAAAGCTCTAACAAGACGATGTtgatttcttttactttttagtattttgtaATCTTTATGGGCAATAACTTATgacttaaatttttgtttaaaacttttattttgtgataATTGAAAATCACAAGAATTAgtgagaaattattttttattttttaattttttttataaaaaaattataaaataatatttatttttaaattaatgaattaacTCATTTAACCCATCATGggagtttattttaaataaatattattaggatttataaaaaaaatgagtagTGTTAGATTGACTTAGTTACTAAGTAGGTCAAGGTGGATAATTATTCAATAGACTTTATTAGCTGTTTTGACAACTTTAGATAATAGTACTGATGGATACTTGaccttaaaagaaatttttatagtgatttaaaacaattttaaaataaaaatttaataaagttattaataatacaaaacagGTAAATAGTTGGTTCAGTATAATAAGTATTGATATAttgtttttagtataataaaaaacaattttattacaaaaatgttaattttattaattttgttagaaCTTGGAGATAgtttaacaaatatttgatcTCTAGTAACGGTTTGTCTGTTTATTATGAAAATACTATCATTAATATATCTCTTGAAGAGTATCACTAaggattttaaatttacaacgcaaaaaacaaaaattaaaaaaggaatcagtaagaattttaaatttacaacagaaaagaaattgtaagggagattttaaatttacaaaacaaaagacaaatgGTAAGAGATTTCCTTCtcatatattaacattaattttgttttaataaacaCATGCGACaattattgaatataaaacaagaatctaaaaaaataagttaggaagtgttttaaataatgataacatGTTAtgttaatattgaaaaataaaagatataaatagaaattttgttaAGAAATTTCATTACTAAATTTCTAGAATTCATTATTTGAGTATCCTCTCCTTTCTATCTTCAAGTGCTAACCGTTGAGTTATTtctttgaagatcaagaagtgcCTATGTGATAACAACAACAAGGTCTTCCTTTCCATCCaatcaattttttcttaaaagagtaagttagtttttaCTCTTTTCTTGAGTTATACGTTTCTTCCATGCATGTGAGCCTTTTTCTGTTGCATGTGCCTTCCTAGTATTGTAGTACGTTCTTAGTTGATTATAATGGTTCTAACCGCGTACCTTGATCATGATTCAGTGGTATGTAGATGTAGATAGAGTTCTCTAAGCTAAGGGAGTAGTTTTTGATCTCTTAAAGCTGTTTGACTTTCCATTAGGTAAGGAAACCTATATGTTTGTTTATAAAGCTTTAAGAAAATATGAACTTTTGTGCGTTAATTAGAAAATTTGATTTGGGTGATAGAGTTAGGATATGTATAATTTGTTGAAAAATCCCTTAATGTGGTAGTACGAAGTCAGTGAGTTATCTGACTTTTGGATGTTGAGCGGTGGACTAAAACACTGAGCACCACTTTTCCCTGTAGTATTGAATGTGGTTTTCACATTAATTCATTGGGTAAATGATCTTGTTCACTGAGCGAGCCCTGTTCTAGTAACTTTATGATGTTTTTCTACACTCTTTGATGTATGTTTGTTTAAGATGTGTTGTACGAATGTTTACATTGTTTATATTGGGAATCTTAATGAAGGTTAAATGGATGTTATATATGAGGTTGATCTAAAGTTGATACAAAATGGTTTGTGAGTGTGAAATTGTATATGATACTATATGGATTTCAAGGAGAAATCCTTAAGATGGTTGTGTAtagtgtatgtattgatataGGATGCCTGTGATTAAGGGTTATTCTGACGCTCTCAATAATTTCCAAATTTCAAGAAGAGAAGGATAATTATGTCGcggagagtagtaggaggtctttAGTCTGATAGTCATTTATTGGCTATAGATGTTTGATGGATTAACCTCGGAGCGTGGTAGTTGGTatggatgttgttgttgttgtaccACCTTCGAGTGTAGGGTCCTTAGAGTTCGATATCAGTACATGCATGTAGATGGTCAAGTCTAGTGTAAATAATTGGATGTTTATGAAATTGTTAGTTATTGatgattaattataatttgatgtCTATAAATAATTACATGTGTTTTCTTTGATAACATTTGCttatctttttcttgttttgtgttTGCTTATTTTCCTATTTGCAATGATTATCTTTATGATGTGAGTAGATAAGGAGCTCTCTTTGGATCAGGTTTTAGGAGATGAAGATGAAGCAAAAACTTATATTAGGAGTTTACTTTAACTAGTTTTGtactatataaaaatatatgtatatactcTTCTGACAAACTTCTAGTTACACTTTAGTTTTTAAGTGTAAAATAATTTGTTGAATTACTCTTTcttgtatatattttactattataattatatttggaGAGTTTTATGTATACTTTTTGTTTAACCtagtttattaaatatgtgagaatttcttaataatattaatactattataAATCAGGATGGTACAAAATTCATGCTAAATTACATTAATCATTAAAAAGTTGAAGTGAAATTAACAcaattaactttattttgtttttctcattagactaaaattgaaatatgttaatatttgtTATCCTGACCCTctattcaaaaaaattacataaaagtaaattaagaaattatttgaaattaaaaaaatggcaTTAAGTTAGAAAAACTTTTAGGaactaaaatttttatttattaaaatatagaacTAAAATTAcaatcaagcataaaaatatgttttaaataaaaaaatcaagtgGGCCAAACATATCTTATGCACAGCAGCCCAGTGCCATGAAAAGGTTGGCTTGATTGACCATGACATACGGCAACTCTGATAGACACGAACATTCTGCGTACATACATATAGTATATTATAGTATAcggtaataataataattagccACCGGGTTTCGGTTCAGAGAACCTGctacaaaagaagaaaagtttgTTGAAGAGAGCCAACCACAACAAAAACAATGGGTATTCCGTCGGAACTTCGGGAAATCTTCTTACCCAACAAAAAAGATGTCTTTATTGCTTCTCCCGCAGAGGATAGGAGGGTTTTGAGGACCAAACAATGCACTGATGgtattctctctctctctcttcttttttttttgttattctttttacaagtttttttttctgcttAATGTGTAAAACATCATTACGTGGAACATGCGTTATGTTGATTATGGTTTTCTGTTTATCTCGTTCCCACATTAGGACACATGACTTGAAAAATAGATTTATGTTGTCTTTTGGAGGTTAGATCGATTGATTGATGGTTACGGGGGGCCAAGatgtaagaataattttgaatggttaattttttgtttggatCTTCCGTGTCAAAAGCTAAAGATTGGGACACAAAAAATTGAAgtgaaagaaattaatttatgctGCCTTAAACTACAGCTCTAAATGAAAGTTAAGTGAAACCTACAAACATAGCATAGAAGGGAAAGGGTCCTGTTAATTTGTTAGTAGTTGAAGGGAAAACAGTGTTTTCCTTGGGGAAATTAGTCATGAGTGCATGTTCGGTTTAAAGTTACACAAGTAATTTTACGAAGTTCAACGTAAGATTGTCTTCCAATGTATGATTtgagaaggaaaaaacatgttGCTTCTTGAATAAAGTACTTCTGAGTGGTGAGAGAAGTGTTACTTGCTTTCATATTTCTGCTGATTGGGAGAATAATGTTGAATTATTGTTTCGCTCAGAAGTACTCATGTTTTTGCTGACCTTACATGAATGAATTGTTTTCATTCCTGTGTCCATGATTTTCATTAACAAGGCAGGGCGTGTTGTATGCTACATATTTTGtgactattttatcttttgaaagGGTGCGAGAGTTCAGGAGAAATGTGAATTATGTTCATCTTGGCTTTTCCTTAATATGCAGAAGGTGTGCATGCTGGATTCAGGGCTGCTTGCGTTGCTTGTGTTGCCAGTGCTGTGCCTACTGTACGTAACCTTTTTCAGATACAATTCTACATTTTTTTCGTTTGTAATTATGTCAGAAAAAATCAGTTAAGCAATGTTCGTGTTGTCTTTTAGGTACAACTTTTACCTCATAACAACTACGTCCTATATTCCACCGGTTTGGTGTTTATGTCTGCTTTTGAAACCTTTTTCTGAGTTTctgaattatgaaaaataattcaaagatgaagaagaaatcaGGCAAACTTTAGACCCTTGCATATTTatgatgaaaatatataatgtttaaagACAATCTTAAATATTGTCGGATTTCACTATTATATCATTATTGGCCACTTCTGTTCACATATTGGTATGTTGATTTACTAAgctttactttttaatattggAATTTTCAAATTTGCAGTTGACTGCAGTTCGTGTGATCCCATGGGCAAAGGCAAACCTCAATTATACTGCTCAGGCACTCATAATATCAGCTGGTATGATCTCAACTTACAAAAACCAAATGATTAATTCTAGATGATGCTATTagatttttcatataaaaagaaATCCTTTTGTTAAGATGTGCATGGTTATTTGAAAGGGTAAACCCTATGTAGTTCGATAGGTGTTTTTGTTGTTCTCTTGTTAGAATTGATGTTTTACCTCAGCCATCTATGTTGATCTTTAATGTAAACTTTTATTATGGGGTTACTATAGTGAAACCTTAATTCTAATTGAAGAACAATACTGAAAAAATCTAAGGAAGTGTATCTGAGTTTTCTCCAATAGGGAATGGGCTTTAAAGCAAGAAGCAATTGCTTCTGATGCCATTGTATTGACAAGTCCATGTAATAATGGTGTATGCAGTTAATGTATTAGGCTTGCCACAGTTTCAAAATTCAATGTAACAGGAACTCAGCTAATCTTTTTGCTGCTGGTCCACTTGTAAATTAGTTGCTTGATTTCTTTTACCTTTAGTTTGACTATATTTGCAAATTGTTATCGTGTTTAACATCTGACGGTGGTTGGTGAACAGCATCCATCGCTGCATACTTCATCACTGCTGATAAAACTATCTTGGAGTGTGCAAGGAAAAATGCCCAGCTTGAAGATGCTTTGGTACACAATCAACAATAGACGTTTCTTACGAACTGCAAGAACCCGTCGTTGTTATACACTCAACAGGACTATTGCAAAGGCgtatattattaaagaaaatgtttttgtcTTGTGAATTTGACAGTCATTTGAAATTGCAACTCACTTGCGGCTTCAGAAGTAAAAATGTTAAGCTATGttgacttttgttgtttttccatctttcgttaaataaatttaatgcaTAAACTTCGAAGTTCCATGAGCTGTTCCACAATTAAGCCTGATTCTAATTTCATGTTATAACCACCCTGTTCCACAAATTCATTGCGCGCCTTTGTCTGTCTCCTGTGGTTTATAGCTTCACATTTATActgatgttttaaaaaattagcgTAGCCACCAGAGAGGCAAAAATCCTTCTTACCAAACAAACCTAAACACAATTTTCAAAGTGTAGTCAATGATTAAACAGCTAATCTTCGCAAGAGCTCAAGCAAGTGCCCAACCTCTAAAACAAGGCTTATCCCCTTGCAAGAGGGAGAAGGAAACACTGCAACCATAAATCAGGGCTCTACATCAGTGGATGCTATTTGGATTATTAGAGTGGCAGCGTATCAGAGAAGAGAGGAAGATGTATTATAAGTGGAACTGAGAGAGTTATGCAATGAAACAGAGATGCAAAAGATCTAGAGAAAACGataaattttcttattgaaGTCAACAGTATATATGTACAAAATGTAAACTGTCTAATGACAGTTAAATCAGTTGTGATTCTAGATTTACATTCCTAACACTCCCTCTTAAATCTAAATCACTAAGAGACCTAATTCCAAGTGATCTTCTAAGCTTTTCAAATCTATTCTGTCGTAGAGCTTTCGTGAATATATCAGCTTCCTGTTCATTCGTGTTGTAGTATATCAGTTCCAGTTTTCCTTCGCTGACCCGTTCTCTGAGGTAGTGAAATTTTGTTTCGATGTGCTTGCTCCGTCCATGCGATATTGGGTTTTTGGCTAGATTAATAGCAGATTTGTTGTCTATCCTTAAGCATGTTGGTCCGTGACGCTTGATCTTTAGCTCTTGCAATATGGCTTCTATCCACGTGCATTGACAGGCAGTCTTTGCTGCTGAGATGTATTCGGCTTCACACGATGAGAGTGCCACGACTGTCTGCTTCTTAGAACACCATGAGATGGGTGCTCCCATAAACTTGAACAAATACCCGTAAGTACTCTTCCTGTCTACAAGATCACCGCTCCAGTTCGCGTCACACCATGCCTCCAAGATGTTGGTGGTGCTATCAGTTTTCCTGGGAAAGTAAATTCCGTAGTCTAAGGTACCTTTCAAGTATCGAAGGATGTATTTTGCAGCTGTCATGTGCGATTGTCTGGGATCATGCATGTATCGGCTGATGAGACCCACACCAAAGCTTATGTCTGGCCTGCTGTTGCAATGTAGCGGAGTGTCCCGACTATTTGTCTGTATAGCGTTGCATCTACTTTGCTTTCATCCAGCTACAGTGAGAGCTTCATGTTGGCAATAACAGGAACTGATGCGTTGTTGCAGTCTTTTAACTTAAACCTCTCCAGAGTTTCGAGaacatattttctttgattCATATGTACTCCCTCTTTGGTTTGTATAAACTCCAATCCAAGGAAGTATCCCAAGAAGCCAAGGTCTGTCATCTCCAGATCATTCTTCAtcttaactttaaatttttcaatCTCTTTCACTGAGCTCCCAGTGACCAGTAGGTCGTCCACGTACAGACATACCAGCAAGGTACCTAGCTGATCAAAGAACTTGACATATATTCCATATTCAACAATACATTTTTGAAATCCATACCTGGTGAGCAACGAGTCAATATGCTTGTTCCATGCTCGTGGTGCCTAACGAAGACCGTAGAGAGCTTTGTTAAGTTTATAAACCTTCAGTTCATTGTCCTTCTTGATGAAACCAGGCGGTTGACATACATAGACTTCTTCTTCGAGAGCCCCATTGAGAAATGTTGATTTGACATCCATCTGGCTGATACTCCAATTATTTGAGTTGGCAATAACTACCACGATCCTCACCGTTTCCAATCTTGCAACAGGAGCGTACACATCAGTGAAATCGATCCCAGGTTGTTGCAGAAATCCTTTAGCAACTAGTCTAGCTTTTAACTTTGCCACACTCCCATCAGGTTTGTACTTAATTTTGAATATCCACTTCACCTCTATGGCTTTCTTGTAGGTAGGTAAGTCCATCAACGTCCATGTTTTATTCTTCTCGATAGCTGAAAGCTCCTCAATCATAGCATCCTTCCAATTATCATCTTTGATAGCTTGCTCCCATGCTATGGTTTCAGTACCTGCAAGTAAAGCATAATGCAATATATCACCTGTGTCTGCAATGTCACTGTCTCGGAATAGCTCGTGATCTGCCAGTCTTGTCGATGGGAAACGCGTTCTTGTTGATCGCCTATTATTTGCATCCTCTATATTAACTATCGGTGTGTCTTGGTCATAGTTTCTCTCCTTAAACAACGTAGTAATCACAGTACTGGGTGGATCATCTAGAGTAGTCTCACATGTGTTCCACTTGAACACAATAGATTCATCAACGATCACGTCCCTACTTATCACAATTCTTGACTTCATTGGGTCATAGAGTCTATATGCTCCAGTTGGATGATAGCCAACAAAAACGAAAGTTTCGCTTCTATCGTCCAATTTCTTTCTCAATTCACTTGGGACATGCTTATAACAGGCTGATCCAAAAACCTTCAGGTGTCGCACATCAGGTTTGTTTCCAGACCACGCTTCTTCCGGTGTGCTAGTTGGCAAAGCTTTGGTTAGGCTTCTATTCAGTAAGTATGCTGCAGTTGAAACTACTTCTCCCCACAGATGATGCGGAAGACCCCTTCCTTTGATCATACATCTGACCATATCAAGAAGCATGCGATTCCTCCTCTCAGCCAATCCATTATGTTGAGGAGTGTAGGGGGCTGTGACTTCGTGTATAATCCCTTTTTCAGTGCAGAATTTCGACATTTCTCCTGAGTTGAATTCACCTCCTCCATCAGTGCGGAGAATTTTGATTTGCTTGCCCGATTGCCTCTCGGCCATGGAGCAAAAATTAACAAAGTAAGTGTAAGTTTCATCTTTTCCTTTTAACAGATAAACCCAAATTTTCCTAGAAAGCTCATCCACAAAAAGTAGGAAGTACCTGTTACCTCCCAAAGACGACATGTCGAATGGTCCACATACATCAGCATGCACCACTTCTAGCAGCTGTCTCGCTCTCTTGTAGGCACGTTTCTTGAATACTGATCTTGTTTGCTTTCCTATGGTGCAGCTTTCACAAACTTTCTTAGGTGCCTCAATCATACAGATTCCACTCACAAGCTTCTTTTCTTTGAGTTGCATCAAGCTTCTAAAGTTTAGATGCCCATAACGATAATGCCACAGCCAATTTCCTTCAACACTTGTTGCTTTCATGCATTATATCTCCGCTGTATTCAGATTTACACGAAATGTGCGATTGTTGGCAATAGGAGCTTTGAGTATCATTCGTTGCTTTTCGTCGAACACTTTGATGTGTCCTTGTTCCATTTTCATGGTGTATCCTTTCTCGTGTAGCTGACCAAGACTCAGGAGGTTGCTTCTCATGGTGGGTACGTAAAGAACATTATGCATGTATACTGGCCTTCCATCTTTGCGCGCAGTCAATACCTTTCCTGTGCCTTCAGCTCTTATGGTACTATTATCAGCGAATCGTATTATGCTTTTAACACTAGTATCAAGATCGATCAGCCAATTTCGATTTCCTGTCATGTGGTTGGAACACCCTGTATCCAGAAACGACGATGATTCCTCATTTGCATGGCTCGTCTTCCCAGCAAGAGACACGTATTCTCTTTCTGCAGCATTCTTTGTGCAGCTGTCTTCAACTTCGCTTGTCTCAAGTACTTGTTTTCTTTGAGTAATACGACTCTCATAATTATTTCTTCCTTGCGTTGTAACAGTCATTAGCACTACGTGATCAAAATCTGATTCTTGTTCGTCTTTCACTAGGTTAGCTTCGTCATTCTTCTCTTTCTTGGTGTTTTCATTATGCCAGCATTCAGACGAATAATGGCCAAATTTACTACATGTGAAACATTGCACGTTTCTTTTGTCGACATTTCTTCTGCCACCTCTTCCTTTGTTTCTGCCACCTCTTCCTCTGAAGTTTCCATCCTTTTGATCATAGTTAACATCATATTTGTTCTGATCTGGGTTATTAGCGGACCTTCCTCCGTTTCGGCCTCCACGACCACCTCGCATTCTGCCTCTTCCTCTACCAAATCCACGACCCTTTTGCATTTTGGCTTGTAATGCTTGGCTAATCTGTGTTGCATCTTGTTTTGTGGCTTTTCTTTCTAGCAGTCT
This window of the Vigna angularis cultivar LongXiaoDou No.4 chromosome 7, ASM1680809v1, whole genome shotgun sequence genome carries:
- the LOC108337623 gene encoding early nodulin-93, with amino-acid sequence MGIPSELREIFLPNKKDVFIASPAEDRRVLRTKQCTDEGVHAGFRAACVACVASAVPTLTAVRVIPWAKANLNYTAQALIISAASIAAYFITADKTILECARKNAQLEDALVHNQQ